From the genome of Pelomonas sp. SE-A7, one region includes:
- a CDS encoding PEP-CTERM sorting domain-containing protein (PEP-CTERM proteins occur, often in large numbers, in the proteomes of bacteria that also encode an exosortase, a predicted intramembrane cysteine proteinase. The presence of a PEP-CTERM domain at a protein's C-terminus predicts cleavage within the sorting domain, followed by covalent anchoring to some some component of the (usually Gram-negative) cell surface. Many PEP-CTERM proteins exhibit an unusual sequence composition that includes large numbers of potential glycosylation sites. Expression of one such protein has been shown restore the ability of a bacterium to form floc, a type of biofilm.) produces MTKSLSRLLQPLALAGGLLIGGLVTAAPVVTYSGNVATGVQHLDVGGTSYNVSFVFGSYNSVFGVNLPSFLGNALAANDAANALVAVLDAESAAPLGGGVACCGAMWLAFADNEDGDTSRFTAKQTGYQDTTGAHWQRYGDFVGGKDTDFTDSNWGFAVFQAEDGRLPEPGALVLTGLALAGLAWTRRRRLTAAA; encoded by the coding sequence ATGACGAAGTCCCTCTCCCGGCTCCTGCAGCCACTCGCGCTGGCCGGCGGCCTGCTGATCGGTGGCCTGGTCACGGCCGCACCGGTTGTCACCTATTCCGGCAATGTCGCCACCGGGGTCCAGCATCTCGACGTCGGTGGCACGAGCTACAACGTCTCCTTCGTTTTCGGCTCCTACAACTCGGTGTTTGGCGTGAACCTGCCGAGCTTTCTCGGCAATGCCCTGGCAGCCAATGACGCGGCCAACGCCCTGGTGGCGGTGCTGGATGCCGAGTCGGCTGCCCCGCTTGGCGGTGGCGTCGCCTGCTGCGGTGCCATGTGGCTTGCCTTTGCGGACAACGAGGACGGCGATACCAGCCGATTTACCGCCAAGCAGACCGGCTACCAGGACACGACCGGTGCCCATTGGCAACGCTATGGTGATTTTGTCGGTGGCAAGGACACCGACTTCACGGACAGCAACTGGGGCTTTGCGGTGTTCCAGGCCGAAGACGGCCGCCTGCCCGAGCCCGGTGCGCTGGTGTTGACCGGCCTGGCCTTGGCGGGTCTGGCTTGGACGCGCCGCCGCCGGTTGACCGCAGCGGCTTGA
- a CDS encoding ATP-binding protein — protein sequence MSRLIAWGLMPRSLRNRLVLILFALLSLAALLQGGSAYRNALAETDEIFDYQMQQMAFSLRGDLVSGSGTVSVPLGEDQSFDFLVQVWSLSGTPLFRSPGEDWLPQRAVLGFSEVDSRGKRYRVFSMQTRYQVVQIAQDLSVRSRMARQLALRTVAPVALMLPLLALSVWWVVSASLNPVSRVREQLAQRRPDDLTPVPDHELPSEVQPLVREMNSLLERVRAAFEAQQHFVADAAHELRSPLAALKLQLESLQRAGGDEERAAAFQRLGTGIDRAAHLIEQLLLLARAEGREPAAVRSVDLESLCREAVVEASDPAREKQIDLGLEASEALTAHGQPEALRILLRNLLDNAIKYTPAGGRVDLSLSQAGSGRALLLVEDSGPGIASEDSERVFDRFYRGNGQLRAQGAGLGLAIVKAIADRHGAKLELDRSRRLGGLAVRVLLPRGDAAG from the coding sequence ATGAGCCGCCTGATCGCCTGGGGCCTGATGCCCCGCTCGCTGCGCAACCGCCTGGTGCTGATCCTGTTCGCCCTGTTGTCGCTGGCGGCGCTGCTGCAGGGGGGCAGCGCCTACCGCAATGCGCTGGCCGAGACCGACGAGATCTTCGACTACCAGATGCAGCAGATGGCCTTCTCATTGCGCGGCGACCTGGTCTCGGGCAGCGGCACGGTGAGCGTCCCTCTGGGCGAGGACCAGAGCTTCGATTTCCTGGTCCAGGTCTGGAGCCTCAGCGGCACGCCGCTGTTCCGCTCGCCCGGCGAGGACTGGCTGCCGCAGCGCGCGGTGCTGGGCTTCTCGGAGGTCGATTCGCGCGGCAAGCGTTATCGCGTGTTCTCGATGCAGACCCGCTACCAGGTGGTGCAGATCGCCCAGGACCTGTCGGTGCGCAGCCGCATGGCCCGACAGCTGGCCTTGCGTACGGTGGCGCCGGTCGCCCTGATGCTGCCCTTGCTGGCCCTGTCGGTGTGGTGGGTGGTCAGTGCTTCCTTGAACCCGGTCTCGAGGGTGCGCGAGCAATTGGCGCAGCGCCGGCCTGATGACCTGACGCCGGTGCCGGATCACGAATTGCCCAGCGAAGTGCAGCCGCTGGTGCGCGAGATGAATTCCTTGCTGGAACGGGTGCGGGCCGCCTTCGAGGCGCAGCAGCATTTCGTGGCCGATGCCGCGCATGAGCTGCGCTCGCCGCTGGCGGCGCTGAAGCTGCAGCTGGAATCGCTACAAAGGGCCGGTGGCGACGAGGAGCGCGCCGCCGCGTTCCAGCGCCTGGGCACGGGCATAGACCGCGCAGCCCATTTGATCGAACAGCTGCTGCTGCTGGCGCGAGCCGAGGGCCGCGAGCCTGCTGCGGTCAGGTCGGTGGACCTGGAATCGCTGTGCCGCGAGGCCGTGGTCGAGGCCTCGGACCCGGCCAGGGAAAAGCAGATCGACCTGGGACTGGAGGCCAGTGAGGCACTGACCGCGCACGGCCAGCCGGAAGCGCTCCGCATCCTGCTGCGCAATCTGCTGGACAACGCCATCAAGTACACACCGGCCGGCGGCCGTGTGGACCTGAGCCTGTCACAAGCCGGGTCGGGTCGGGCGCTGTTGCTGGTCGAGGACAGCGGCCCTGGCATCGCTTCCGAAGACAGCGAGCGGGTGTTCGACCGCTTCTACCGCGGCAACGGCCAGCTGCGCGCCCAAGGCGCCGGCCTGGGCCTGGCCATCGTGAAGGCCATCGCCGACCGGCATGGCGCGAAGCTGGAACTCGACCGCTCGCGCCGCCTCGGAGGCCTGGCCGTGCGAGTGCTGCTGCCCAGGGGCGACGCTGCCGGCTGA
- a CDS encoding response regulator, translating to MRILLVEDDSMIGEQLLELLRAEAYAVDWVRDGELADAALLTESYDLVLLDLGLPKRDGMSVLRALRARKQAMPVLIATARDAVEQRIAGLDAGADDYVLKPFELHELLARIRALLRRASGRAEPVYGYKNVSINPATREVLLEGRPVTLSSREWAVLEPLLARPGLVLSRQQLEDKLYSWKDEISSNAVEVYIHGIRKKLGAGLIENVRGVGYRVPKE from the coding sequence ATGCGCATTCTTCTGGTCGAGGACGATTCCATGATCGGCGAGCAACTGCTGGAGCTGCTGCGCGCCGAAGCCTATGCGGTGGACTGGGTGAGGGATGGCGAGCTGGCCGACGCGGCCTTGCTGACCGAGTCCTACGACCTGGTCCTGCTGGACCTGGGCCTGCCCAAGCGCGACGGCATGAGCGTGCTGCGTGCCCTGCGCGCGCGCAAGCAGGCCATGCCGGTGCTGATAGCTACGGCACGCGATGCGGTGGAGCAGCGCATCGCCGGACTCGATGCCGGCGCCGACGACTACGTGCTCAAGCCCTTCGAGCTGCATGAGCTGCTGGCCCGCATCCGGGCGCTGCTGCGGCGTGCCAGCGGCCGGGCCGAACCCGTTTACGGCTACAAGAACGTGAGCATCAATCCCGCCACCCGCGAGGTGCTGCTGGAGGGCCGGCCGGTGACGCTGTCGTCACGGGAATGGGCCGTGCTGGAGCCGCTGCTGGCCCGCCCCGGCCTGGTGCTGTCGCGCCAGCAGCTGGAAGACAAGCTCTACAGCTGGAAGGACGAGATCTCCAGCAATGCGGTCGAGGTCTACATCCACGGCATCCGCAAGAAGCTGGGCGCCGGGCTGATCGAGAACGTACGCGGTGTCGGCTACCGGGTTCCCAAGGAATGA
- the gcvT gene encoding glycine cleavage system aminomethyltransferase GcvT, which produces MSADALLKTPLHALHIELGAKMVPFGGYDMPVQYATGVMAEHKHTRAAAGLFDVSHMGQVRLVGPKAAEALETIVPVDIVDLGVFKQRYALFTNDEGGILDDLMVCRRLDDLFVVVNAGCKEQDIAHMQAKLGGQCEVITMPEQALLALQGPEAVTALSRLNPEVAKLTFMTGGFFELDGIPTFLTRSGYTGEDGYEISVHQDQAVALARKLLAQPEVKPIGLGARDSLRLEAGLCLYGHDIDTNTNPVEASLTWAIQKVRRAGGARAGGYPGAAVIDQQLASGAARKRVGLVGSERMPVREGAKIVTADGTEVGVVTSGTLGPTVNKPVALAYVATAHAAQGTELFAIVRDKRTPMTVSPTPFTPNRYYRG; this is translated from the coding sequence ATGTCCGCTGATGCCCTGCTGAAGACCCCGCTGCACGCCCTCCACATCGAACTCGGCGCCAAGATGGTGCCCTTCGGCGGCTACGACATGCCGGTGCAATACGCCACCGGCGTGATGGCCGAGCACAAGCACACCCGCGCCGCTGCCGGCCTGTTCGACGTCTCCCACATGGGCCAGGTGCGCCTGGTCGGCCCCAAGGCCGCCGAAGCGCTGGAAACCATCGTCCCGGTGGACATCGTCGACCTGGGCGTCTTCAAGCAGCGCTACGCACTCTTCACCAATGATGAGGGCGGCATCCTCGACGACCTGATGGTCTGCCGCCGACTCGACGACCTCTTCGTGGTCGTCAACGCCGGCTGCAAGGAGCAGGACATCGCCCACATGCAGGCCAAGCTGGGCGGCCAGTGCGAAGTGATCACCATGCCCGAACAGGCCCTGCTGGCCCTGCAAGGCCCCGAGGCCGTGACCGCGCTGTCGCGCCTGAACCCGGAGGTCGCCAAGCTGACCTTCATGACCGGCGGTTTCTTCGAGCTGGACGGCATCCCCACCTTCCTGACCCGCTCGGGCTACACCGGCGAAGACGGCTACGAGATCTCGGTCCACCAGGACCAGGCCGTGGCCCTGGCCCGCAAGCTGCTGGCCCAGCCGGAAGTCAAGCCCATCGGCCTCGGCGCCCGCGATTCGCTGCGCCTGGAAGCCGGCCTGTGCCTCTACGGCCATGACATCGACACCAACACCAACCCGGTCGAAGCCTCGCTGACCTGGGCGATCCAGAAGGTGCGCCGCGCCGGTGGCGCCCGTGCCGGCGGCTACCCCGGTGCTGCCGTGATCGACCAGCAGCTGGCCAGCGGCGCTGCCCGCAAGCGCGTGGGCCTGGTCGGTTCCGAGCGCATGCCGGTGCGCGAAGGCGCCAAGATCGTCACCGCCGACGGCACCGAAGTCGGCGTCGTCACCAGCGGCACGCTGGGCCCCACGGTCAACAAGCCGGTCGCCCTGGCCTATGTGGCCACCGCCCATGCCGCGCAAGGCACCGAGCTGTTCGCCATCGTCCGCGACAAGCGCACGCCTATGACCGTCTCGCCCACCCCGTTCACGCCCAACCGCTACTACCGCGGCTGA
- the gcvH gene encoding glycine cleavage system protein GcvH: MTIKYTPDHEWLKIEADGTAIVGITVHAQEALGDVVFVDLPEVGKSYAEKEVAGVVESVKAAADVYMPVDGEITEVNEDLRNDPALANTDPLNSGWFFKVKLSNPGQLDALMDSTAYDELVKNS, translated from the coding sequence ATGACCATCAAGTACACGCCCGACCACGAATGGCTCAAGATCGAAGCCGACGGCACTGCCATCGTGGGCATCACGGTCCACGCGCAGGAAGCGCTGGGCGACGTGGTCTTCGTCGACCTGCCCGAAGTCGGCAAGAGCTATGCCGAGAAGGAAGTGGCCGGCGTGGTCGAGTCGGTGAAGGCCGCTGCCGACGTCTACATGCCGGTGGACGGCGAGATCACCGAAGTCAACGAAGACCTGCGCAACGACCCGGCCCTGGCCAACACCGACCCGCTGAACAGCGGCTGGTTCTTCAAGGTCAAGCTGAGCAACCCCGGCCAGCTGGACGCGCTGATGGACAGCACGGCCTACGACGAGCTGGTCAAGAACAGCTGA
- the gcvP gene encoding aminomethyl-transferring glycine dehydrogenase has product MLMSALKPLAELENATEFHARHIGPDAADEAGMLSVIGSASRRALIEAIVPASIKRSVGMDLPAAVGEVQALKELKALASKNKVLKSYIGQGYYDTLTPGVILRNILENPAWYTAYTPYQAEISQGRMEALVNFQTMVCDLTGMAIANSSMLDEATSAAEAMTLADRVGKSKSTVFFVADDVLPQTLEVVRTRAEPLGITVQVGKAEDAGKIECFAALVQYPGVNGEIRSLQAIADAVHAQGGLLIAAADLLALTLIKSPGEQGADIAVGTTQRFGMPMCNGGPHAAYMACKDEYKRNLPGRLVGISVDTHGNPAYRLALQTREQHIRREKATSNICTAQVLPAVVASMYAVYHGPQGLKRIAQRVASYTAILAKALGDFKGNGRAFDTLQLSTGAKTEAILAAAVAAGMNFRRAGADSLTISLDETTTREDLAAILAVFGVTADLASFEKGVASLIPAELVRTSDYLTHPVFNTHHSETEMLRYLRALADKDLALDRSMIPLGSCTMKLNATAEMIPVTWPEFAGVHPFAPHDQLAGYALLNEQLTAWLCQATGYSGISLQPNAGSQGEYAGLLAIKAWHESRGEGHRKVCLIPESAHGTNPASAQMVGMQVVVTKCDKEGNIDLADLKAKCEQHADKLAAIMITYPSTYGVFDTHVKEICQLVRSHGGRVYVDGANMNALVGVAAPGEFGGDVSHLNLHKTFCIPHGGGGPGVGPVCVVADLVPFLPTHRSAGYQSETAIGAVSAAPLGNAAVLPISWMYVRMMGADGLTAATETAILSANYVAARLADAYDIHFSGNIAGVKGGGVAHECILDLRPLKETSGVSAEDVAKRLIDYGFHAPTLSFPVAGTLMVEPTESESKFELDRFCDAMLQIRAEIAEVEAGKLPREDNPLVNAPHTAESLLKTEWTHAYSREAAAYPVATLRRQKYWVPVGRVDNVYGDRNLVCSCLPVSAYE; this is encoded by the coding sequence ATGCTGATGTCTGCCCTGAAGCCCCTCGCCGAGCTCGAGAACGCCACCGAATTCCACGCCCGCCACATCGGGCCCGACGCCGCCGACGAAGCCGGCATGCTGTCCGTCATCGGCTCGGCCTCGCGCCGTGCGCTGATCGAGGCCATCGTGCCTGCCAGCATCAAGCGCTCGGTCGGCATGGACCTGCCCGCTGCCGTGGGCGAAGTCCAGGCGCTGAAGGAACTGAAGGCGCTCGCCAGCAAGAACAAGGTGCTCAAGAGCTACATCGGCCAGGGCTACTACGACACGCTGACGCCCGGCGTCATCCTGCGCAACATCCTCGAGAACCCCGCCTGGTACACCGCGTACACGCCCTACCAGGCCGAGATCTCGCAAGGCCGCATGGAAGCGCTGGTCAACTTCCAGACCATGGTCTGCGACCTGACCGGCATGGCCATCGCCAATTCGTCGATGCTGGACGAAGCCACCTCCGCCGCCGAGGCCATGACCCTGGCCGACCGCGTGGGCAAGAGCAAGAGCACCGTCTTCTTCGTCGCTGACGACGTGCTGCCGCAGACGCTGGAAGTGGTGCGCACCCGCGCTGAGCCGCTGGGCATCACGGTCCAGGTCGGCAAGGCCGAGGACGCCGGCAAGATCGAATGCTTCGCCGCCCTGGTCCAGTATCCGGGCGTCAACGGCGAGATCCGCTCGCTGCAGGCCATCGCCGACGCGGTCCATGCCCAGGGCGGTCTGCTGATCGCCGCGGCCGACTTGCTGGCGCTGACGCTGATCAAGTCGCCCGGCGAGCAAGGCGCCGACATCGCCGTGGGCACGACGCAGCGCTTCGGCATGCCCATGTGCAATGGCGGCCCGCACGCCGCCTACATGGCCTGCAAGGACGAGTACAAGCGCAACCTGCCCGGCCGCCTGGTCGGCATCAGCGTGGACACGCATGGCAACCCGGCCTACCGCCTGGCCCTGCAGACCCGCGAGCAGCACATCCGCCGCGAGAAGGCCACGTCCAACATCTGTACCGCCCAGGTGCTGCCGGCCGTCGTGGCCAGCATGTATGCGGTCTACCACGGCCCGCAGGGCCTGAAGCGCATCGCCCAGCGCGTGGCCAGCTACACGGCCATCCTGGCCAAGGCCCTGGGTGACTTCAAGGGCAACGGCCGCGCCTTCGACACGCTGCAGCTCAGCACCGGTGCCAAGACCGAAGCCATCCTGGCCGCCGCCGTGGCCGCCGGCATGAACTTCCGCCGCGCCGGTGCCGACAGCCTCACGATCTCGCTGGACGAGACCACGACGCGCGAAGACCTGGCCGCCATCCTGGCCGTGTTCGGCGTCACTGCAGACCTGGCCTCCTTCGAGAAGGGTGTGGCTTCGCTGATCCCGGCCGAGCTGGTCCGCACGAGCGACTACCTGACCCACCCGGTCTTCAACACGCACCACTCGGAAACCGAGATGCTTCGCTACCTGCGCGCCCTGGCCGACAAGGACCTGGCCCTGGACCGCTCGATGATTCCGCTGGGCTCTTGCACCATGAAGCTCAACGCCACGGCCGAGATGATTCCGGTCACCTGGCCCGAGTTCGCTGGCGTCCACCCGTTCGCACCGCATGACCAGCTGGCTGGCTATGCGCTGCTGAATGAGCAGCTGACCGCCTGGCTCTGCCAAGCCACCGGCTACTCGGGCATCAGCCTGCAGCCCAACGCCGGCTCGCAGGGCGAATACGCCGGCCTGCTGGCCATCAAGGCCTGGCATGAGTCGCGCGGCGAAGGCCATCGCAAGGTCTGCCTGATTCCCGAGTCGGCCCATGGCACCAACCCGGCCTCGGCCCAGATGGTGGGCATGCAGGTGGTGGTCACCAAGTGCGACAAGGAAGGCAATATCGACCTGGCCGACCTGAAGGCCAAGTGCGAGCAGCATGCCGACAAGCTGGCGGCGATCATGATCACCTACCCCTCCACCTACGGCGTGTTCGACACCCATGTGAAGGAGATCTGCCAGCTGGTCCGTTCGCATGGCGGCCGCGTGTATGTCGACGGCGCCAACATGAACGCGCTGGTCGGCGTGGCTGCGCCGGGTGAGTTCGGCGGCGACGTGAGTCACCTGAACCTGCACAAGACCTTCTGCATTCCGCACGGCGGTGGCGGCCCGGGCGTCGGCCCGGTCTGCGTGGTCGCCGACCTGGTTCCGTTCCTGCCGACCCACCGTTCGGCCGGCTACCAGAGCGAGACCGCCATCGGTGCCGTGTCCGCCGCGCCGCTGGGCAACGCGGCCGTGCTGCCGATCTCGTGGATGTATGTCCGCATGATGGGTGCCGACGGCCTGACCGCCGCCACCGAGACCGCCATCCTGTCGGCCAACTACGTGGCCGCCCGCCTGGCCGATGCCTACGACATCCACTTCAGCGGCAACATCGCCGGCGTCAAGGGTGGCGGCGTGGCCCACGAGTGCATCCTGGACCTGCGTCCGCTGAAGGAGACCTCGGGCGTCAGCGCCGAAGACGTGGCCAAGCGCCTGATCGACTACGGCTTCCACGCCCCGACGCTGAGCTTCCCGGTGGCCGGCACGCTGATGGTCGAGCCGACCGAGAGCGAGTCCAAGTTCGAGCTGGACCGCTTCTGCGACGCCATGCTGCAGATCCGCGCCGAGATCGCCGAGGTCGAGGCTGGCAAGCTGCCTCGCGAGGACAACCCTCTGGTCAATGCGCCGCACACGGCCGAGAGCCTGCTTAAGACCGAATGGACCCATGCCTATAGCCGCGAAGCCGCCGCCTACCCGGTGGCGACGCTGCGCCGCCAGAAGTACTGGGTTCCGGTGGGCCGCGTGGACAACGTCTACGGCGACCGCAACCTGGTCTGCTCCTGCCTGCCGGTGTCGGCCTACGAGTGA